TTTTGAGTTGGCTTGCATCTTCGATTAATGGTAAAAAATGTGCTCCGAGTCTTTGTCCTAGCTGGTTCCAGAAACCATCTAGAGACAAAATTCCGCTATCGGCATATAAGCTGACTTGTTTATAGCGATTAACTAGACGTAATAAAAAAGTTTGTAGCAGGAAGGGAGCTGTAGGTGTGCGTAATAGACTTTCAATGAAAGCCTGTATTTTTTGCTTTATCTCATCCGTATCCTGAGGGTCGGATGGACGAATGTCATTGACTAACTCAATGAGTAGATTTTCGTCAATGACAGCTTGAGAATCCTCAAGCTGTTTCTGTATTTTTAAAAAATGATCTGAAAAATTTATATGCATAGGCAGAATAATATCTATTGTATTCGATGTAACGCAAGCTGAGTTAAGTTAATCAAAGCCTGACGATACGGTGTATCAGGTAGCTTTGATAAAGCTTGCAGTGCTGCTTCTGTTTCTTCTTGGGCACGTTGGTGACAATAATCTAAAGCACCAGACTTCTGTACAATTTCTATGACCTGAGATAATTGGTCCACTCCGCCAGTTGCAATGCTGCGACGAATAATCGCATGCTCTTCACCTGTTGAGTGTGATAATGCAGAAATTAACGGTAAAGTTGGCTTACCTTCCATTAGATCATCACCAATATTTTTACCTAATGTTTCAGCATCTGATGTGTAGTCTAAAATATCATCAATAATTTGGAATGCATTACCAAAATGGCCGGCGAATAATCTTAATGGTTCACGATACGCTTCTTGCCCAGCCAAAATAGCGGCGCCTTCTGTAGCCAGTTCAAACAGGCGAGACGTTTTACCATGAATAATTTTTAAATAAGTTTCTTCTGTTGTATCCGGTTGATGCTGTGATTGAAGTTGTAATACTTCACCTTCAGCAATTTCACATGTACCTGTTGAAAAGTCTTTCAATAAAGTCATGTTGTTTAAATCGACCAGTAAATCGAAAGCACGTGCAATGAGGAAGTCACCGACTAATACGGCAGTTTGATTGTTCCATGTCGCATTTGCTGTAGGTCGACCACGACGAAGCCCAGATTCATCTACCACATCATCATGAACCAATGTCGCGGTATGCAACATTTCAATGATTGCAGCTAGGCGCTGTGCATTTGCCATATTATCTAAACCACAAGCACGTGCTGCAAGCAAACACATAATTGGGCGCATACGCTTTCCGCCAGCTTCAACAACATGTTTGCTGACAGACATGACTAAACCGACTTTTGAGCTAATTCCTTCATTAATCAAGTGATCCATCGCAGCAAAGTCTGAGGCAACAGGCGCAAGAATGTCTTGCTTGAAATCGATGACCATATGAAGAAAAACCCCGTATTGGTAGATAAGTGGCGTTAGTGTAACAATTAAAGGTGTGTTGCACAGGTGAACAAGTGGCTGATATTAACCATTTCTATTGTCTTTATGCGTTCTTTGTTCTTTATTTAAGCAAAACATGATATTTCCGGCAAAACAATAAATTTAATGACATCAGCATTAATACAACTTGTTCTTGTCGCAATTTGTGTCTGGAACTGTATTTTAATTTTCATTCAGAATCAATGAAAACTGCTAAATTCCAATCTAAGCTGCTTGTTGATTTTGTAAAAATAGGGGAATAGGCATCACTGATAACTAGAAAATACTTGTCGTTTGATCAAATTTCACTTAAAATCTGTCGCCTTATATAACCCCAGTGGCGTGCGTTTTAAGATCGATATATCCCTTATCGGCACGACGACACGGGCTAATTGGAGTACATTATGTACGCAGTAATCCAAAGCGGTG
This region of Acinetobacter sp. XS-4 genomic DNA includes:
- the sdsA gene encoding All-trans-nonaprenyl-diphosphate synthase; the encoded protein is MVIDFKQDILAPVASDFAAMDHLINEGISSKVGLVMSVSKHVVEAGGKRMRPIMCLLAARACGLDNMANAQRLAAIIEMLHTATLVHDDVVDESGLRRGRPTANATWNNQTAVLVGDFLIARAFDLLVDLNNMTLLKDFSTGTCEIAEGEVLQLQSQHQPDTTEETYLKIIHGKTSRLFELATEGAAILAGQEAYREPLRLFAGHFGNAFQIIDDILDYTSDAETLGKNIGDDLMEGKPTLPLISALSHSTGEEHAIIRRSIATGGVDQLSQVIEIVQKSGALDYCHQRAQEETEAALQALSKLPDTPYRQALINLTQLALHRIQ